A genomic window from Zootoca vivipara chromosome Z, rZooViv1.1, whole genome shotgun sequence includes:
- the FAAH2 gene encoding fatty-acid amide hydrolase 2, which produces MALSRAERCVVLVLRFLSGALLALLSLAARASTLRSPLRAAAAAPAAAASSSPGPSRARAVPPPEQPLLLLSAVELARRIRRREVKCIDVIETYIGRIKEVNPLINAVVKDRFEDALQEAHQVDQLLSEGQDDEESLKEKFPFLGVPITIKEAFALYGLPNASGLVSRRNVISTSDASVVSRVKQAGTIPLGVTNCSELCMWFESSNRVYGRTNNPYDLDRIVGGSSGGEGCILAAAGSVIGVGSDIGGSIRMPAFFNGIFGHKPTTGVVPNDGQFPNAVGIRTKFLCTGPMCRFAEDLEPLLRVMAGSGITKLKLDEKVSLKNVKFYSMEHDGGSVFVSPVDKELLQAHRNVVKHLEADLGVQVQPVNIHKMKYSFQIWSVMMSSKDSDGQETETFTDLLGDHGKPVWPSWELLKWMIGMSSHTIPAIALGLTEKVVKYSPKVNAKLASMAQSLQTEMVDLLGSDGVLLYPSHPVVAPKHHTPLGMPFNFAYTAIFNILGLPVTQCPLGLSKEGLPLGIQVVAGPYNDHLTLAMALYLEKAFGGWVVPGTS; this is translated from the exons ATGGCGCTCTCTCGCGCGGAGCGCTGCGTCGTGCTGGTGCTGCGCTTCCTCTCGGGAGCCCTCCTCGCGCTGCTCAGCCTGGCCGCGCGCGCCTCTACCCTCCGCTCCCCAttgagggcggcggcggcggctcctgctgctgctgcttcttcttctcctggCCCCAGCAGAGCCCGCGCCGTCCCGCCGCCGGAACAGCCACTGCTGTTGCTGTCCGCAGTGGAGCTGGCGCGGCGGATCCGCCGCAGGGAG GTGAAATGTATTGATGTTATTGAAACATACATTGGGAGGATCAAAGAAGTCAACCCGTTGATCAATGCGGTCGTAAAAGACAG GTTTGAGGATGCCCTCCAGGAAGCTCATCAAGTCGACCAGCTGCTCTCTGAGGGGCAAGATGATGAAGAGTCACTGAAGGAAAAGTTCCCCTTCTTGGGGGTCCCTATCACCATCAAAGAAGCCTTTGCATTATACG GGTTGCCCAATGCCTCTGGACTGGTTAGCCGTCGTAACGTGATCTCCACATCTGATGCTTCAGTAGTGTCACGGGTAAAGCAGGCTGGCACCATCCCACTCGGTGTGACCAACTGCAGCGAGCTGTGCATGTGGTTTGAGTCGAGCAACCGGGTCTATGGCCGGACCAACAACCCATATGACCTAGATCGCATCGTAGGAGGCAGCTCAG GAGGAGAAGGCTGCATTCTGGCAGCTGCTGGTTCTGTGATCGGTGTGGGCTCGGATATTGGGGGCAGCATCCGTATGCCGGCTTTCTTCAATGGCATCTTTGGACACAAGCCCACCACTG GTGTGGTTCCCAATGACGGCCAATTCCCTAATGCTGTGGGCATTCGGACAAAGTTCCTGTGCACTGGCCCAATGTGCCGTTTTGCAGAGGACCTGGAACCCCTGTTGAGGGTCATGGCTGGGTCAGGCATTACAAA GTTGAAGCTGGATGAAAAAGTATCTCTAAAGAATGTGAAATTCTACTCCATGGAGCATGACGGAGGTTCTGTCTTTGTTTCCCCAGTGGACAAAGAGCTTCTTCAGGCTCATCGGAAT GTGGTAAAGCACCTGGAGGCTGACCTGGGTGTTCAAGTACAGCCTGTGAATATTCACAAAATGAAGTATTCCTTCCAGATCTGGTCTGTCATGATGTCTTCCAAGGACAGTGATGGGCAG GAAACGGAAACGTTCACAGATCTTCTTGGGGATCACGGAAAGCCAGTGTGGCCGTCATGGGAGCTGCTGAAGTGGATGATAGGGATGTCTTCACACACCATCCCAGCCATTG CACTAGGATTAACCGAGAAGGTGGTGAAATACAGTCCCAAAGTGAATGCTAAGCTAGCAAGCATGGCACAGAGTCTGCAGACTGAGATGGTGGATCTACTGGGAAGTGATGGTGTCCTCTTATATCCTTCACACCCTGTAGTTGCTCCCAAGCACCACACTCCTCTGGGAATGCCTTTCAATTTTGCCTACACAG CCATCTTCAACATACTGGGCTTACCAGTGACCCAGTGCCCACTGGGCTTGAGCAAGGAAGGCCTCCCCTTGGGCATCCAGGTGGTGGCAGGACCCTACAATGACCACTTGACTCTGGCCATGGCACTATACCTGGAGAAGGCGTTTGGAGGATGGGTTGTGCCTGGTACATCCTAG